In Mytilus trossulus isolate FHL-02 chromosome 6, PNRI_Mtr1.1.1.hap1, whole genome shotgun sequence, a single window of DNA contains:
- the LOC134721381 gene encoding uncharacterized protein LOC134721381, with protein MDFVQAIENLDSQLLCKLFVEEKNVPSKVSNCNLYHHLTDTFNSKPKSQQDGAQLVYILSNYGVDINKQDEDGSTAFHQYLYDADFVHPDVVESFLRCNADVFVRNKEGRSIVDKLRQNSLPKNIIDLCLRYMPGLWNAVETDDISTVRKLVNQWCKVDIYKEGKSLLQLALDKGTEDVIRIISGIKVSVALAHGVLAGDLQYVKKMTAGQEKYNVNFRNMGDRNAPLLYYAACQNFTDLITFLPTLGARTDLCMTYREFDIPTYFSIMMEYPVVNAHTLKILLPKKPFSVDKMYYKGRNILFHCIDCDMHPDIIENILQQSSAEIVTQRIQDNMTARDYAVQENCDNAVNIIDKYVSLWCNNGEYSKQKQLLLLHGYTAIPKILQEQVNEQKEEYSESVKGYINQIEDFHEAVEMCESEKVKDLMYCDKCKQLQTCLADSRIQAKGQPALHKAVLRKDMKTCCEIAEALVYQCKQKLDSVRDQFFRTALHYAYGMADGKEFVDILMDYGSSDFAVDKDGRSPLAFKDRQELPQMRDLLHYQLLQELESPEPDPWSVRLQMPVVGYLIDCAHSQHKHLPVHMAEKLAVELNPIGHSHNSNHHHHHESQSILNGRQPLVNTTNHREMYSSDGPNQNYSDQTNGCIDYETDSDESSDDDRDEMNSSSCNIL; from the exons atGGATTTTGTGCAAGCCATTGAGAATTTAGACTCCCAATTGCTTTGCAAACTGTTtgtggaagaaaaaaatgtacctTCAAAA GTCAGCAATTGTAACTTGTACCATCACCTTACTGATACCTTTAACAGTAAACCTAAATCTCAACAAGATGGAGCCCAGCTAGTTTACATTTTAAGTAATTATGGAGTTGATATTAATAAACAAGATGag gATGGCAGTACAGCTTTTCACCAATATCTGTATGATGCTGACTTTGTACACCCTGATGTTGTAGAATCATTCCTTAGATGTAATGCTGATGTATTTGTTAGAAACAAG GAAGGCAGAAGTATAGTTGACAAACTTCGACAAAATAGCTTACCAAAGAACATCATAGATTTGTGCTTAAGATATATg ccAGGTTTATGGAATGCTGTTGAAACAGATGATATCAGTACAGTAAGGAAATTAGTCAATCAGTGGTGTAAAGTAGATATTTATAAG GAAGGGAAAAGTTTACTTCAGTTGGCTTTGGATAAAGGAACAGAAGATGTCATCAGAATTATAAGTGGCATCAAAGTTTCAGtg GCACTTGCTCATGGTGTATTGGCAGGAGATCttcaatatgtaaaaaaaatgacagctggtcaagaaaaatataatgtCAACTTTAGAAATATG GGAGACAGGAATGCCCCACTCCTTTACTATGCAGCATGTCAGAATTTCACAGATCTAATAACCTTCCTGCCAACGCTGGGAGCCAGGACTGATCTGTGTATGACATACAGAGAG TTTGATATACCAACTTACTTCAGTATTATGATGGAGTATCCAGTGGTTAATGCTCATACCCTTAAAATACTCTTACCGAAGAAACCATTCTCCGTTGATAAGATGTATTACAAG gGAAGAAATATATTGTTCCATTGTATAGACTGTGATATGCACCCTGATATTATAGAGAACATTTTACAACAATCATCTGCTGAAATAGTTACCCAAAGAATTCAG gaCAACATGACAGCCAGAGACTATGCAGTACAGGAAAACTGTGATAATGCTGTGAATATAATTGACAAA taTGTTAGTTTATGGTGTAACAATGGGGAATATAGCAAGCAGAAACAGCTCTTACTCTTGCATGGTTATACAGCTATTCCTAAGATATTGCAG GAGCAAGTTAATGAACAAAAGGAAGAATATTCAGAATCTGTGAAAGGTTATATA AATCAAATTGAAGATTTCCATGAAGCAGTTGAAATGTGTGAAAGTGAAAAAGTCAAAGATTTGATGTATTGTGACAAATGTAAACAGTTGCAGACGTGTTTGGCTGATAGTAGGATCCAG GCTAAAGGTCAGCCAGCCTTACACAAAGCTGTGCTAAGAAAAGATATGAAGACTTGCTGTGAGATAGCAGAAGCATTGGTTtatcaatgtaaacaaaaactgGATTCTGTCAGAGACCAG TTTTTCAGGACAGCTCTTCACTATGCCTATGGAATGGCAGATGGAAAGGAGTTTGTGGATATATTAATGGATTATGGTTCATCAGACTTTGCTGTAGACAAG GATGGAAGATCACCATTAGCATTTAAAGATAGACAAGAACTTCCACAGATGAGAGATTTACTTCATTATCAGTTGTTACAG GAATTAGAATCACCAGAGCCAGATCCATGGTCAGTCAGATTACAGATGCCTGTTGTCGGCTACCTCATTGACTGTGCTCATTCACAACACAAACATTTACCAGTTCACATGGCAGAAAAACTAGCTGTTGAACTTAATCCAATAGGCCACTCCCACAACAgtaatcatcatcatcatcatgaAAGTCAATCAATATTGAATGGCAGACAGCCTCTTGTGAATACAACCAATCACAGAGAGATGTATAGTAGTGATGGACCTAATCAAAATTATTCAGATCAAACCAATGGTTGTATAGATTATGAGACTGATTCAGATGAATCTTCAGACGATGATAGAGATGAAATGAACTCATCAtcatgcaatattttataa